The proteins below come from a single Halostagnicola larsenii XH-48 genomic window:
- a CDS encoding PHP domain-containing protein, with amino-acid sequence MHDFHLHSNYSDGSFLLRMVRAAESAGLEGIGFADHCTVSARDGPRSARATHGFNLDLTYERRRRALERVRDETEISVYDAVEMDYHPEDETEIRSFLEEANFDYAIGSVHELAGRNVQVPTHFSDESDAQLDALVERYVQSLVELFESELFDVAAHIDLFERTEPLAERATVDQYRRIVRALEASRTVPEINAGRALGERALVHPRPRLLEMIRDRGVEFTLGTDSHAPAEIESRAPFLREFVDENGIEPIAPPRLEGLE; translated from the coding sequence ATGCACGACTTCCACCTCCACTCGAATTACTCCGACGGCAGCTTTCTCCTGCGAATGGTTCGCGCCGCGGAATCCGCCGGTCTCGAGGGGATCGGATTCGCCGACCACTGCACCGTTTCGGCCCGCGACGGTCCGCGGTCGGCCCGAGCAACTCACGGATTCAATCTCGACCTCACGTACGAACGTCGCCGTCGTGCACTCGAGCGAGTGCGAGACGAGACCGAGATTTCCGTCTACGATGCGGTCGAGATGGACTACCACCCCGAGGACGAAACGGAGATTCGATCCTTTCTCGAGGAAGCGAACTTCGACTACGCGATCGGGAGCGTCCACGAACTGGCCGGGCGAAACGTTCAGGTTCCGACACACTTCAGCGACGAATCGGATGCGCAACTCGACGCTCTCGTCGAGCGGTACGTCCAGTCGCTCGTCGAATTATTCGAGTCGGAACTGTTCGACGTTGCGGCTCACATCGACCTGTTCGAGCGAACCGAACCGCTGGCAGAGCGCGCGACGGTCGATCAGTATCGCCGGATCGTGCGGGCGCTCGAAGCGTCTCGAACGGTTCCGGAGATCAACGCCGGCCGTGCGTTGGGCGAACGGGCGCTCGTCCATCCCCGACCGAGACTCCTCGAGATGATACGCGACCGGGGCGTGGAGTTCACCCTCGGAACGGATAGTCACGCGCCGGCCGAAATCGAAAGCCGAGCGCCGTTCCTCCGGGAGTTCGTCGACGAAAACGGGATCGAACCGATCGCTCCGCCACGACTCGAGGGACTCGAGTAA
- a CDS encoding glycine zipper 2TM domain-containing protein, with amino-acid sequence MQGEIKRRLSRARYAAIGAAIGAAIGGFVSRNGASTGGAVGGIVGAVAGEKRVAASTLVNRVKDRDEPSAADSN; translated from the coding sequence ATGCAAGGAGAGATCAAACGGCGGCTGAGTCGTGCACGATACGCGGCTATCGGTGCGGCGATCGGCGCTGCGATCGGTGGATTCGTGAGCAGAAACGGCGCGAGCACCGGCGGTGCTGTCGGCGGCATCGTCGGAGCGGTCGCCGGCGAAAAGCGCGTGGCGGCTAGCACGCTCGTCAACCGGGTCAAAGATCGGGACGAGCCCTCGGCCGCGGATTCGAACTGA
- a CDS encoding TIGR04024 family LLM class F420-dependent oxidoreductase translates to MNADLDLLVSLDSHDTPQSVAERARHAEALGFSRVTMGETTGWNIVPVLTLVADRTNDIGISNDVVSPYGRSPAMLAQTALTLQEVSAGRYRIGLGPSSPAITERWHGQAFDRPLRRTRETIEIIRAVYENGTPAYEGEIFDIAGLKYERDLLENPPPIDVATLGPKATEMAGRFGDGWAPQLFTADGLETRLEDLGRGGDLAGKDRSELRVSPIVRGIAAEDRERARRLARSTLAFMLGAYGPYYGDSVAEQGYQSAVSAIRDAWAERDTEAMAAALPDELLDELAPAGTPDEVREWVESYAAIDGVDAVRVGSVRGATDEDVERTMEALGELV, encoded by the coding sequence GTGAACGCCGACCTCGATCTTCTCGTGAGCCTCGACTCTCACGACACACCCCAATCGGTCGCCGAGCGCGCACGACACGCGGAAGCGCTCGGATTCAGTCGCGTCACGATGGGTGAAACGACGGGGTGGAACATCGTTCCGGTGCTGACGCTCGTCGCCGACCGGACGAACGACATCGGCATCTCCAACGACGTCGTCTCCCCCTACGGGCGCTCGCCGGCGATGCTGGCCCAGACCGCCCTCACGCTTCAGGAGGTTTCCGCCGGGCGCTACCGCATCGGACTCGGACCGAGTTCGCCGGCGATCACCGAACGCTGGCACGGACAGGCGTTCGATCGACCGCTGCGCCGGACGCGCGAAACGATCGAGATCATCCGGGCGGTCTACGAGAACGGAACGCCCGCCTACGAAGGCGAGATTTTCGACATCGCCGGGCTGAAGTACGAACGCGATCTGCTCGAGAACCCGCCGCCGATAGACGTCGCCACGCTGGGCCCCAAAGCGACCGAGATGGCCGGTCGCTTCGGCGACGGCTGGGCACCGCAGCTATTTACGGCCGACGGGCTCGAGACACGACTCGAGGACCTAGGGCGCGGTGGCGACCTCGCCGGGAAGGACCGCTCGGAGCTCAGGGTGAGCCCGATCGTTCGGGGAATCGCCGCCGAAGACCGCGAACGAGCACGTCGGCTCGCGCGCTCGACGCTCGCGTTCATGCTCGGCGCGTACGGGCCCTACTACGGCGACTCCGTCGCCGAGCAGGGGTATCAGTCGGCGGTCTCGGCTATTCGAGACGCCTGGGCTGAACGGGACACGGAGGCGATGGCCGCGGCGCTGCCCGACGAACTGCTCGACGAACTCGCCCCCGCAGGCACGCCCGACGAAGTGCGCGAGTGGGTCGAATCCTACGCCGCGATCGACGGGGTCGACGCCGTTCGAGTCGGTTCGGTCCGCGGGGCGACCGACGAGGACGTCGAGCGGACGATGGAGGCGCTGGGCGAACTGGTGTAG
- a CDS encoding HalOD1 output domain-containing protein: MTEMTTQSSLTSTDEHYSVQYDRLDSEPISVAVAEAVAAFCGEDVTELEPLHYAINADALERLFEPRSDGLRSGGSVTFEYNDCLVTVTAAGEIAVDSGTLE; this comes from the coding sequence ATGACCGAAATGACTACACAATCTTCGCTCACGTCAACTGATGAGCACTACTCCGTACAGTACGATAGACTCGACTCCGAACCGATCAGCGTCGCCGTCGCCGAAGCCGTCGCCGCGTTCTGTGGTGAGGACGTCACCGAACTCGAACCGCTGCACTACGCGATCAATGCCGATGCTCTAGAGCGGTTGTTCGAGCCGCGATCCGACGGACTTCGGTCCGGCGGATCTGTCACCTTCGAGTACAACGATTGTCTGGTGACGGTAACCGCTGCGGGCGAAATCGCAGTCGACTCCGGCACGCTCGAGTAA